A stretch of the Halorussus lipolyticus genome encodes the following:
- a CDS encoding ParA family protein: MSRSIRACTFLDKGGTGKTTTAAHLGVALAERGNDVLLIDLAGKQGDLVKHFGQWETVERQIEDDDDWPNISTVFQDQWGAIAEKLGEAAVEDLILETDEGVDLIPAHPGLDSLDAELGNIDDAQDRYSRLDSFLDEYIEPLGYDAILIDLPGLTNNVSYNGLWAARNVIAPVEMGPFESEQAEALRADLDKIGANFDVSVELAMVLPNKVDTRTKLAEEYLDAFESAYPEAFAPAHVPVSQDIRNAAESGRTAFALEEPSTTAQRALEAFLENADTLAERLESAERERAVPTGGETA, translated from the coding sequence ATGTCTCGGTCCATCCGCGCCTGCACCTTCCTCGACAAAGGGGGGACGGGCAAGACGACGACGGCGGCCCACCTCGGAGTGGCCCTCGCCGAGCGAGGAAACGACGTGTTGCTCATCGACCTCGCCGGCAAGCAGGGCGACCTCGTAAAGCACTTCGGCCAGTGGGAGACCGTCGAACGCCAAATCGAGGACGACGACGACTGGCCCAATATCTCCACCGTGTTCCAAGACCAGTGGGGGGCCATCGCCGAGAAACTGGGCGAGGCCGCAGTCGAGGACCTGATTCTCGAAACCGACGAGGGCGTGGACCTGATTCCGGCCCATCCGGGACTCGACAGCCTCGACGCCGAACTCGGAAACATCGACGACGCGCAGGACCGCTACTCGCGCCTCGATTCCTTCCTCGACGAGTACATCGAACCGCTGGGGTACGACGCCATCCTCATCGACCTGCCGGGTCTGACGAACAACGTCAGCTACAACGGTCTCTGGGCCGCGCGCAACGTCATCGCGCCGGTCGAGATGGGACCGTTCGAGTCCGAGCAGGCCGAGGCCCTCCGGGCCGACCTCGACAAAATCGGCGCGAACTTCGACGTGAGCGTCGAACTCGCCATGGTCCTCCCGAACAAGGTCGATACCCGGACCAAACTCGCCGAGGAGTACCTTGACGCCTTCGAGTCGGCCTACCCCGAAGCGTTCGCGCCGGCCCACGTCCCGGTCAGTCAGGACATCCGGAACGCCGCCGAGTCGGGCCGGACCGCCTTCGCGCTCGAAGAACCCTCCACGACGGCCCAACGCGCGCTCGAGGCATTCCTAGAAAACGCTGACACCTTGGCCGAGCGTCT